Sequence from the Cellulomonas fimi ATCC 484 genome:
GGGTACTCCTCGGACAGCAGGCGGACGAGCTCGAAGCACTGCACCTCGCCCGCGGACAGCTGCCGCGTGGAGTCGGAGCGGTGCCGCTCGAACATCGGGCCCTGCAGCAGGTCGGCGCCGGCGCTGAGCGCGGCGTGGATCCGGTCGCGGGAGTCGGCGCGCTCGGCGATGACGTGCGCGCCGGCGGTCTGGACGCGGGCGACGAGGCGGTCGAGGTCGTCCAGGTGGTCGGCGACGTCGATCTTCACGTAGTCGACGACGGACAGCAGCTCGTCGTGCAGCGTGAGGCCCCGGTAGTCGCCGAGCGCGATGCCGTAGCCGAGCTCCTTGAGGCCGACGATCTGCTGGAACGCGGGCTCCTCGAGCGACATGCGCTCGGGCACCTCGACGACGACGCCGCCGCCCGCGGGGGGCAGGTCGTAGCCGCCCATCATGACGCGGGTGGTGGCGCGCAGGACGAGCAGCTTGTCGCCGCTCAGGAGGTCGGGGTCGAGGATCCGGTACTGCGCCTCGACGAGGTGCTCGACGCGCTGCTCGGGCTCGACGGACCCGTCCGGTGCCATGACGGAGGCCCGGACGGCATAGCCGAACACCGACCGGTCGGGGTGCACGATCGGCTGGCGGTGCACCACCGCGGCTCCGACGCGCAGGCCGGCAGGGTCCAGGTCGTGCATCACGGGCGCGATCCCCTCCTCGTGCGTCGTCTGCTCGCCTTCCTATCGGCAGCGCGCGGCCGGACCTGAGGGGCGGCGGGTGACGGACCCGCGTGCGGGGTCAGCCGACGGGTGCGCGCAGCGGCCAGTCCTCGTCGAGCACGCACTGCACGGCGGTGCCACGGGCGCGGTCGACGAGCACGGGTGCGAGCAGGTTCGCGGTCGGGGCGGCGTCGTCGCTGCCCGGGTGCACGACGACGAGCACGACGACGTCCGCCGGGTCGGTCCCGTCGCCGAGCACGGACGCGTCGGTGCGCGGGTGGTAGTCGGGGAAGTACAGCGTGGGGCTGACGACGAACAGGCGGACGTCGCGCGCCTCGTCGTCGCCGGCGGAGCGCAGCGCGAACAGCACACCGGCCTCGTCGAGCGCGTCGAGGACGTAGCGGGTGCGGCCCGGCAGCCCGGGCAGGGGGGCGACGAGGTGCAGCTCCGACGGCACGTCGAGGACGTCGCCGCCGACGGCGACCGGCACGGTGGTGGGTGCGAGGTTCATCGGAGGAAGTCCATCAGGCTGGGCTGCAGGACCTTGGCCGCCGCGCCGAGAGCGCCGTTGTACGCGACCTCCTGCATCTGGATCTCGAGGATGGTCTGCGCCAGGTCGATGTCCTCGATCCCGGACAGCTGCGTCTTGGTGGTGAGCTGGCTGCCGACGATGGTCTGCTGCGCCGAGCCGATCTGGTTCTGCCGGGCGCCCGTCGCGGAGAGCTCGCCGAGCATGGCCTCCATGCGGTCGTCGATCGCCGCGAGGTGGGTCGTCGGGTCACCGCCGGAGCGCAGGGTCGTGGCGACCTGGTCGAGCAGCGCGAACACGGAGGTGTCGCCGTCGCCGAAGACGGCGGAGCCGTCGGCGTCGACCCGCACGGTGGTCGCGTCGCCGACGCGCCGCTCGACGGACGCCCCGGCGACCCCGTGCCACGCGTACCTCACGGCGGCGGGGAGCGCGGGGTCCGCGCTCGCGTCGAACGCGAAGCCCGCGGCCGAGGTGCCGGCGAAGACGGTGCGTCCCGCGTAGGTCGCGTTCGCCTGGTCCATGAGCGTGCCGCGCACGCCCTCGATCTCGGCGGCGAGCGCGTCGCGCGAGGTCTGGCCGAGCCCGCCGTTGCCGCCCTGCATCGTGAGGTCGCGCGCCCGGCGCATCGCGGTGAGCGAGGACTGGAGCGCGGAGTCGACCGTCGTGAGCCAGGAGTCGCCGTCGGTCGCGTTGCGCGCGTACTGCGTGAGCGCACGCTGCTCGCCGCGCAGCCGCAGCACGTCGGACGCCCCGGCGGGGTCGTCGGACGGCACGGTGATCTTCTTGCCGCTCGACAGCTTCGACTGCAGGTCGGCCATCGACGTGAGGTTGCCCTGCAGGTTCGCCAGTGTCTGGCGCTGCACGGTCAGATGGGTCACCCGGGGGATCATCGCGTCACCTTCCGACCAGGCCGGTCCTGTTGATGAGGGTGTCGAGCATCTCGTCGACGGCGGTCAGGACGCGCGCGGCGCCCTCGTACGCACGCTGGAAGGCCAGCATGTTGACGGTCTCCTCGTCGGTGTCCACGCTCGTGGCCGCGAGCTGCTGCTGCTGGGCCGTGACGCGCGCCGACTCGGCGACCTTGGACCGGGCGGACGCGCTCGCGGCGCGCACGCCGAGGTCGACGACGGTGGCCGACCAGTGCGCGTCGGGGCCGGTCTCGTCGGTCTTGAGCGCGGCGATCTGGTCGCCGACGGAGCCGTCGAGCGCGCCCGCACCGGCGGCGGCGACCGCGATGGCCGACCGGTCGGCGACGGCGATCCGGAGCGCGAGCGCGGGCGGCTCGGGCCCGTCGACCGCCCAGAAGTCGCCGCCGGCCGCGCCGGTCGTGGTGACCGCGGTGCTGTGGAAGGCGTTGACCTTCGTGGCGATGGTCTGCGCGAGCGCGTCGTAGCGGGCGGCGGCCTCGACGAGCGGGCCGCCGGTGCCGCCGGGCCCGGCGGGGGCGAGCACGGACAGCAGGCCGGCGACGCGGCCGCCGTCGAGTCCCGCGCTCTGCGTGGGGCGCTCGGCCCACACGACGGTGACGGGCTGGCCGGGGGTCGCGGTGTCGCCCGTGGCCTGCGCGAAGGACCGTGCCCCCTGGACCTCCAGGGCGTGCGCGCGCTTGCCGGACACGAGCGCGTTGCCGCCGACGAGGACGTCGACCTGCCCGTTCTCGCGCGTGACGGCGGACGCGCCGACGAGCGACGCGAGGTCCATGACCAGCAGGTCGCGCTGGTCCGCGAGCTCGTTGGCGGTGCCGCCCGAGTTCGTGATCTCGAGGATCCGGGCGTTGAGGTCGGCGACGCCGGCCGCGGTCGTGTTGACCTTGTCGACGAGCGCGGTCGTGGTGGACAGCGCCTGCGTCCACTGCGTCCGGGCCGCGGTGTAGAGCGTCGCGATCCGGTCGGCGACCGCCGTCGACTCCTGCATCACGACGGCCCGTGCGGAGTCCTTGTCGGGGGTGTTGGACAGGTCGGCCCACGCGCCCCACATGGTCGCGAGCTGGCTCGCGAGCCCGGTCTCGCCGGGCTCCCCGAGGCTCTTCTCGAGCGTCGCGTACGCGTCGGCGCGCGCGGCGAGGTAGGACGCGCCGCCCGTCTGGGTGCGCAGGCGCATGTCGAGGAAGACGTCGCCGAGGCGCTCGATCCCGGTGACCCGGACGCCCTCCCCGGCGCCGTGGTTCACGGAGAACATGGACGGGACCTGCGCGGCGGGCAGTGCGGACATCGAGGCGCGCTGGCGCGTGTACCCGACGGTGTTGGCGTTCGCGACGTTCTGGCCGGCCACGTCCAGGGCCTGGCGCTGGGCGATCAGCGAGCTCAGCGCGGTGCCGAGTCCGGAGAAGGTGCTCATGCGGCGGGGGCTCCTCAGAAGGTCCGGTCGACGAGCTGCGCGGTCGGCGTGCTCGCCGCCGTGGCGCCCGTGCCGGTGTAGGTGTGCACGTCCTGGAGCGTCGCGAGCGTCTCCTGCGTCGCGCGGTGCGACAGCGTGAGCAGCTCGCGGTTGCCGTCGGACAGGTGCGCGATCTCGGCGGCGAGCGTCGCGAAGGCGTCGCGGTGCGCGCGCAGCAGGTCGTCCCAGGGGGCGGGGGCGGCGGCGGCGACCTCGGCGAGGCTCGCATCGGCGGGCAGGCCCAGCGTCACGGCGGCGAGCTCGGCGGCGAGCGCGCGGGACAGCTCGGCGGTGCGGATCTCGTCGAGCACGGTCTCGACCTCGCGCGTGGCGTGCGCGAGCCAGCGGGAGCGGCCGCTGGTGAGGATGAGCTGCTCCTCCTCGAGCTTGAAGAGCAGGAGCTCGAGCAGGTTGCGCTGCTGCCACAGCGCGTCGGAGAGCCCGTTGAGGGGCATCGGTGGTCCTCCACATCTCCCGGCGGTGGCGCCGTCCGGGCGTCTGATCCCCTTCATCGGCACGGGTCGGGTGATTCTGACGAGTTCGCGGCAGATTCCCACGCAGGTGTGGGAGCGGTGTCATGACGGCTTGTCATGGGACGAGTCGTCGAAGCGCTTGTCACACGCATGCGTCCGGTGCGTCGGGAAGCGTCCGGAAACTCCTACCAGGCTGTAGAAATGTGACGCACATCACACCGCGACCTGCTCAAACGTATGAATGAAACGTTTGCCCAGGAGTTCCTGTGAACCAACGGTGCGAACCGGACCTGGTCGTCCGTCCAGTCATGGACGGTCGTGGACGTGTGACTCAAGGTCGCGGACGCGTCCGCCGAACGAGTGGACGTGACCAGCACCACCGCGACGACCGACGAGCTCGTCCTCACGCACCTGCCCCTCGTGGGGTACGCCGTGAGCGAGATGCTCCACCGCGTCCCGCCCACCGTGTCCCGCGACGAGCTCGCGTCCGCCGGCAGCCTCGCGCTCGTCCTCGCGGCGCAGGCGTACGACCCCACCACCGGGGTGCCGTTCGCGCGCTACGCGTCGCTGCGCATCCGCGGCGCGCTCGTCGACGAGCTGCGGTCCATGGACTGGGCGTCCCGCGGCGCCCGGCAGCGCGTCCGGGAGCTGGCCGCCACGACCGAGCGGCTCACCGCCGTCCTGCGCCGCAAGCCCACGCGCGACGAGCTCGCCGAGGCGATGGGCGTCGACGTCCGCGCCGTCGACGACGCCGCCCGCGACGCCGAGCGCCGCGTCCTGTCCATGGACGCCACCGAGGGAACGGTCGCCGACCTCGTCGTCGACGCCGAGCCCACGCCCGAGGAGAGCCTGCTGAACGACGAGCGGCACCGCTGGCTGCGCGCCGCCGTCGAGACGCTGCCCGACCGGCTGCGCACCGTCGTCGTCGGCCTGTTCCTGCTCGACCGCTCCGTCGCGGAGCTCGCCGCCGAGCTGGGCGTCACGCAGTCCCGCATCAGCCAGCTGCGCACCGAGGCCCTCGGCCTGCTGCGCGACGGCATGAACGCCGGCCTCGACCCCGACCTCGTGCCCACGCCCGAGCGGGCCGAGGGCGTCGCCGAGCGCCGCCGGCAGTCGTACTTCGCCGCCGTCGCCGCACGGGCCGCCCTGGTCACCTCCGTGCCCACCGCCGACCGGCTCGGCACCGTCCCGCGCCAGCGCGGCGTGACCGGCGCCGCCGACGCCGCACCCGCCTACGCGCGGACCCGCGGCGCCTGACGCGCCACCCGTCGCAGAAATCTTCGACGGAACCTCTCAGACCCGTCGGCGGCTGCCGATGTGAAGGGTGCGCCCACGGATGGGCCACCTCGACCCGACTCAAGGAGGAAGAGAACGATGGGTCTCTCGATCAACCAGAACATCGCCGCGGTCAACTCGTACCGCAACCTCTCGAACACCCAGAACGACCTGAGCAAGTCGCTCGAGAAGCTGTCGTCGGGCTTCCGCATCAACCGTGCGGCGGACGACGCGGCCGGTCTGGCCATCTCCGAGGGTCTGCGTTCGCAGGTCGGTGGCCTCAAGGTCGCCGCCCGCAACGCCCAGGACGGCATCTCGGTCGTGCAGACCGCTGAGGGTGCCCTCACCGAGACGCACGCGATCCTGCAGCGTCTGCGTGACCTGAGCGTCCAGGGCGCCAACGACTCGAACAACGACAAGGCGCGCGCCAACATCAAGACCGAGGCCGACAGCCTGGTCAAGGAGCTCGGCCGCATCGGCAACTCGACCAACTTCAACGGGACCAAGCTGCTCGACGGCTCCGCCGGCACGCTCCACTTCCAGGTGGGTGCCGACGGCGACGGCAACAGCCGCATCTCGGTCGACCTGTCGGGCGCCAACGTCACGTCGATCGCCGACCAGCTCGGCGCGGCGACGACCGGCTCGACGATGGACGTCCTCACCCCGACGAACGTCACGGGTGCGTTCACCTTCACCACGCGTGAGACGGTCGGCGGCAACAACGTCGACACCACCATCACGACGGCCTCCGTCGGCGCCGCCGGCTCCATCAAGACGGTCGACGACCTGGCCGCCGCGCTGAACAAGGACACGAACTTCTCGAAGAACCTCGCGGCCTCGGTCAACTCCGACAACCAGCTCGTCGTCACCGCCAAGGACGGCGCGGCGGTCTTCGGCGGCAACACGGCCGGCACGCACGCCTCCGCCGGTACGGGTGCCGCCGCCTCCGTGGCGCTGGTGCCGGGCACCACCGGTCTGGACTTCAGCACGGCCGACGCCGCGCAGACGTCCATCGGCCGGATCGACGCGCAGATCGAGGCCGTCTCGACGGCTCGTGCGGGTCTCGGTGCCATGCAGAACCGCCTCGAGCACACCATCAAGAACATCAACGTCTCGGTCGAGAACCTCTCGGCCTCGGAGTCCCGCATCCGCGACACGGACATGGCCTCCGAGATGGTGTCGTTCACCCGCGCGCAGATCCTGTCGCAGGCCGGCACGGCGATGCTCGCGCAGGCCAACCAGATCCCCCAGGGCGTCCTGTCCCTCCTGCGGTGATCCTCCCGGTGACGTCCCCCCGACCGGGGGCGGCCACCACCTAGAGCGCGCCGGTGGCGGGCGGCCCACCAGCCGCCCGCCACCGGCGCCTCACCCTCGGACGACCTTCCACGAACGGAGACGGCGCGCATGGCTGCGTTGGGCATCGACGGCCTCATCTCGGGGCTCAAGACCACCGACCTCATCGCGCAGCTCATGCAGGTCGAGTCGGCCCCGCAGACTCTGCTCAAGAGCAAGCAGACCGCGACGACCAACCTCGCCACGGCCCTGCAGTCGCTCAACACCAAGGTGGCCTCGCTCGCCGAGGCCGCGACGAAGGCGACCACGCCCGCGTCCTGGACCGCGACGAAGGCCACGTCCTCGGCCACGTCGGTCAGCGCGACGACGTCCGCCACGAGCACCCCGACGCAGCTCTCGTTCACCGTCGACACGCTCGCCGCGAGCCAGGTCTCGCTCGCCACCTACTCCGACCTCACCGCCGCGGGCACGCTGGCGTTCCGCGTCGACGGCAAGGTCACCGAGGTCGCGATCGGCACCGACGCCGCAGCGACCGCCCGCGCCGTGTCCGCGTCGGGCGCGGGCGTCGACGCCACCGTCGTCACCGCGAACGGCACGACCTACCTGCAGCTCACCGGCAAGACCTCCGGCGAGGCGCACGCGTTCGAGGTCTTCCGGGGGACCAAGGCGCAGGTCGAGGCCGGGACCGCGACCGCGGTCGTCCCCGCGACGATCCGCGACGCGAGCGACGCGCACATCACCCTCTGGAAGGGCACCGCCGCCCAGCAGACGGCGACGTCGTCGAGCAACACGTTCTCGGACGTCCTCGACGGCACGTCGATCACGGTGTCGAAGGTCGAGACCGAGGCCGTCCGGCTCACCGTGGAGACCGACACCGCGGCGCTCACGTCGCTCGCGTCCGGCCTGGTCGGCGCGCTCAACGTCGTGCTCTCGGACATCGCGTCGCGGACCGCCTCCACCACCTCGACCGCCGCCGACGGCGGGACCGTCGTGACCGGCGGGCTGCTGTCCGGCGACTCGGCCGTGCGTGACCTCAAGTTCCAGCTCCAGTCGGCGGCCTCCTACGGGGTCGACGGGGTCTCGCCGTCCACGGTCGGCATCGTCATCGGCAAGGACGGCAGCTTCACGTTCGACCAGGCGAAGTTCACCGCCGCGCTCGCAGCCGACCCGGGACAGGTGCAGAAGGTCGTCTCCGGGCTCGCGCAGCGCGTCGCCGACGTCGCGACCGGCGCCTCCGACCCGGTCGAGGGCACGCTCACGCTCAAGATCACGGGTCAGCAGAAGCTCGTGAAGGACCTCGGCGTCCAGATCGACGACTGGGACCGCCGCCTCGCGATCCGCAAGGAGAGCCTGCAGCGCACCTACTCGGCCCTCGAGGTCACGCTCTCCAACCTCAACTCGCAGTCGAGCTGGCTCGCGGGCCAGCTCTCGTCCCTGTCCGCGTCGAGCTGACGCCCACCGGAAGGTCGCATCCCATGTCTGACATCCGCTCGCGGTACGTCGCCGACGCGGTCGCCACCGTCGGCCCCGCGCGTCTGCTCACGATGCTCTACGACCGGATGCTCCTCGACGTCGACCGCGCGGTCGAGGCGTTCGAGGCCGGCGAGGTCGTCACGGGCCGCGGCCACCTGCAGCACGCGCAGGAGATCATCGCCGAGCTCATCGTGAGCCTCGACGAGCAGGCGTGGTCCGGCGGCCCGCAGCTCATGGCGATCTACCGGTACCTGCTCGGCGAGCTCATCAGCGCCGGCTCGCGCGGCGACGTGGAGCTGACGCGGGCCTGCCGGTCGCTCGTCGAGCCGCTCGCCGAGGCCTGGCACGAGGCGGCCCGCTCCCTCGCGCAGGTCCCGACCCCCGTCACCCCGGCGGACGCCCCCGCGCTGGAGAGCGCGACGGCGGTCGGCCTGCTCGGCGTCGGCTGACATGCCCGCCGTGGCCGGCGTCGCAGCCGGTGCCCCGGCCGGTCCGGCCGCGTTCCACGACGCCTGGGTGCACGCGCTCGACGCGCTCGAGGTCGACGTCGCGGCCGCCGAGGAGCTGCTGCGCACCGCGCACCTCGCCCCCGTCGCCGAGGTGGCCCGAGCCGCCGTCTGGGCGCCGCCGCGTGACCTCGGACCGCTGCCCCTGTCGCTGCAGGTGCGCGGCCAGGCGCTGCTCGACCGGCAGCTCGCGGTCGCGCGCCGCACGGCCGAGGCGCTCGTGACCAACCGGCGGCACCTCGCCGCGACGGACGCGATGCGCCCTCCCGTGTCCGACCTGCCCGTCTACGTCGACCAAGAGGCGTAACGGCGCACACGTCGTCCCCGAAACCTCTCATCGCCCCGCTGCCGTGGTCGATGGGAGGGCTGAGCACGGATCGCTCGCGCAACAGGCCACGGATCGGCCGCCCCGTCCCGCAAGGGAGAGGTGTACCCGCCCATGGGCATGTTCGACTCCGTGAGCTTCGTCGCGCTCAACAGCGCGCTCGACGGCCTCGCGCTGCGCCAGCGCTCCATCGCGGACAACGTCGCGAACATCCAGACCCCCGGCTTCCACGCCCGCCGCGTCCGGTTCGAGGACGAGCTGACGCGTGCCGTCGCGCACGGCGACGGCGCCGTGCAGGCGAGCACCTCCCGGTCGCTGGAGCCGACGCGCGAGAACGGCAACAACGTCAACCTCGACGCCGAGACGCTGCTCAACATCGACACGAACCTGCGCTACCAGCTCGCGACCCAGGCGGTCTCGGGCCAGTTCGCGTCCGTCCGCACCGCCATGAGGACCAGCTGATGACGATCTTCGGAGCGATCGGGATCGCCTCCACCGGCCTCACCGTCCACCGCAAGTGGCTCGACGCCGTGAGCGACAACCTGTCCAACCTCAGCACCGTGCGCCCGACCTCCGAGGAGGCGTTCCGCGCGAAGTACGTCGTCGCCGCGGAGAGCGCGGGGGAGAACCAGGGCGTGCAGGTCGCCGGGATCGTCGAGGGCAGCGCCGAGGGCCGGCTCGTCTACGAGCCCGGGCACCCGCTGGCTGACGAGGACGGCTACGTGCGCTACCCCGACATCGACATGTCCAGCCAGATGACCCAGCTGATGATGGCGCAGCGCGGCTACCAGGCCAACGCCGCCGTCGTCGACCGGGCCCGTGAGACCTACAACGCCGCGCTGCAGATCGGACGGTCGTGATGACGTTCGCCGTGACCCCCGTGACCGGGGTCCTGCCCACCGGCGCCCTCGGCGCCGCCCTCCCGACGCAGGCCGCGGACCCCGCCGCGGGCGCCCAGTTCGCGTCCGTGCTCGGCGCCGTCGAGAACCTGCAGCAGATGCAGTCGACGTCGAACGAGCTCGCGGTCCGCGCCGTGACCGGTGACCTCGACGACGTGCACGACTACACGATCGCCTCCGCGCAGGCGTCGACCGCGCTCGAGCTGACCGCGGCCGTCCGCAACAAGGCCGTGGACGCGTTCACCGAGATCATGCGGATGCAGGCCTGATGCCCGCCCAGGTCCAGGCCGCGGTCGACCGGCTCACCGGCGCCGTCCGCCAGTTCTCGATCGCGCAGCGCACGCTCGGCCTCATCGGGGTCGCGGTGCTCCTCCTCGGCGCGTTCGCGCTGTCCACCTACCTGTCCCGGCCGACGATGAGCCCGCTGTTCTCGGGCCTGTCCGGTGCCGACGCGAGCGCGGTCGTCGACGAGCTCACCGCCGCGGGCGTGCAGTACCAGCTCGCCGACGGCGGCTCGACGGTCCTCGTCCCGGACGCGCAGCTCTACGACC
This genomic interval carries:
- a CDS encoding EAL and HDOD domain-containing protein, with product MHDLDPAGLRVGAAVVHRQPIVHPDRSVFGYAVRASVMAPDGSVEPEQRVEHLVEAQYRILDPDLLSGDKLLVLRATTRVMMGGYDLPPAGGGVVVEVPERMSLEEPAFQQIVGLKELGYGIALGDYRGLTLHDELLSVVDYVKIDVADHLDDLDRLVARVQTAGAHVIAERADSRDRIHAALSAGADLLQGPMFERHRSDSTRQLSAGEVQCFELVRLLSEEYPDQDAVVRVVGSDPELTMRVLHLVNSSATGLRRHIDSVRQAVVLVGPRQLGALAMASLVDARTAAVGPLWSVLTRALTCARLTGTDSGYTVGMLSAVASHLRMPVESVIERSGVSAAIADALRDQTGPLGPVLAAVLAHEENDTQAVMAAGFEPIEVAHVHLAAIPEALATATALATAVA
- a CDS encoding flagellar assembly protein FliW, with protein sequence MNLAPTTVPVAVGGDVLDVPSELHLVAPLPGLPGRTRYVLDALDEAGVLFALRSAGDDEARDVRLFVVSPTLYFPDYHPRTDASVLGDGTDPADVVVLVVVHPGSDDAAPTANLLAPVLVDRARGTAVQCVLDEDWPLRAPVG
- the flgL gene encoding flagellar hook-associated protein FlgL is translated as MIPRVTHLTVQRQTLANLQGNLTSMADLQSKLSSGKKITVPSDDPAGASDVLRLRGEQRALTQYARNATDGDSWLTTVDSALQSSLTAMRRARDLTMQGGNGGLGQTSRDALAAEIEGVRGTLMDQANATYAGRTVFAGTSAAGFAFDASADPALPAAVRYAWHGVAGASVERRVGDATTVRVDADGSAVFGDGDTSVFALLDQVATTLRSGGDPTTHLAAIDDRMEAMLGELSATGARQNQIGSAQQTIVGSQLTTKTQLSGIEDIDLAQTILEIQMQEVAYNGALGAAAKVLQPSLMDFLR
- the flgK gene encoding flagellar hook-associated protein FlgK, yielding MSTFSGLGTALSSLIAQRQALDVAGQNVANANTVGYTRQRASMSALPAAQVPSMFSVNHGAGEGVRVTGIERLGDVFLDMRLRTQTGGASYLAARADAYATLEKSLGEPGETGLASQLATMWGAWADLSNTPDKDSARAVVMQESTAVADRIATLYTAARTQWTQALSTTTALVDKVNTTAAGVADLNARILEITNSGGTANELADQRDLLVMDLASLVGASAVTRENGQVDVLVGGNALVSGKRAHALEVQGARSFAQATGDTATPGQPVTVVWAERPTQSAGLDGGRVAGLLSVLAPAGPGGTGGPLVEAAARYDALAQTIATKVNAFHSTAVTTTGAAGGDFWAVDGPEPPALALRIAVADRSAIAVAAAGAGALDGSVGDQIAALKTDETGPDAHWSATVVDLGVRAASASARSKVAESARVTAQQQQLAATSVDTDEETVNMLAFQRAYEGAARVLTAVDEMLDTLINRTGLVGR
- the flgN gene encoding flagellar export chaperone FlgN, which gives rise to MPLNGLSDALWQQRNLLELLLFKLEEEQLILTSGRSRWLAHATREVETVLDEIRTAELSRALAAELAAVTLGLPADASLAEVAAAAPAPWDDLLRAHRDAFATLAAEIAHLSDGNRELLTLSHRATQETLATLQDVHTYTGTGATAASTPTAQLVDRTF
- a CDS encoding sigma-70 family RNA polymerase sigma factor, with the protein product MTSTTATTDELVLTHLPLVGYAVSEMLHRVPPTVSRDELASAGSLALVLAAQAYDPTTGVPFARYASLRIRGALVDELRSMDWASRGARQRVRELAATTERLTAVLRRKPTRDELAEAMGVDVRAVDDAARDAERRVLSMDATEGTVADLVVDAEPTPEESLLNDERHRWLRAAVETLPDRLRTVVVGLFLLDRSVAELAAELGVTQSRISQLRTEALGLLRDGMNAGLDPDLVPTPERAEGVAERRRQSYFAAVAARAALVTSVPTADRLGTVPRQRGVTGAADAAPAYARTRGA
- a CDS encoding flagellin, whose amino-acid sequence is MGLSINQNIAAVNSYRNLSNTQNDLSKSLEKLSSGFRINRAADDAAGLAISEGLRSQVGGLKVAARNAQDGISVVQTAEGALTETHAILQRLRDLSVQGANDSNNDKARANIKTEADSLVKELGRIGNSTNFNGTKLLDGSAGTLHFQVGADGDGNSRISVDLSGANVTSIADQLGAATTGSTMDVLTPTNVTGAFTFTTRETVGGNNVDTTITTASVGAAGSIKTVDDLAAALNKDTNFSKNLAASVNSDNQLVVTAKDGAAVFGGNTAGTHASAGTGAAASVALVPGTTGLDFSTADAAQTSIGRIDAQIEAVSTARAGLGAMQNRLEHTIKNINVSVENLSASESRIRDTDMASEMVSFTRAQILSQAGTAMLAQANQIPQGVLSLLR
- the fliD gene encoding flagellar filament capping protein FliD; its protein translation is MAALGIDGLISGLKTTDLIAQLMQVESAPQTLLKSKQTATTNLATALQSLNTKVASLAEAATKATTPASWTATKATSSATSVSATTSATSTPTQLSFTVDTLAASQVSLATYSDLTAAGTLAFRVDGKVTEVAIGTDAAATARAVSASGAGVDATVVTANGTTYLQLTGKTSGEAHAFEVFRGTKAQVEAGTATAVVPATIRDASDAHITLWKGTAAQQTATSSSNTFSDVLDGTSITVSKVETEAVRLTVETDTAALTSLASGLVGALNVVLSDIASRTASTTSTAADGGTVVTGGLLSGDSAVRDLKFQLQSAASYGVDGVSPSTVGIVIGKDGSFTFDQAKFTAALAADPGQVQKVVSGLAQRVADVATGASDPVEGTLTLKITGQQKLVKDLGVQIDDWDRRLAIRKESLQRTYSALEVTLSNLNSQSSWLAGQLSSLSASS
- the fliS gene encoding flagellar export chaperone FliS, yielding MSDIRSRYVADAVATVGPARLLTMLYDRMLLDVDRAVEAFEAGEVVTGRGHLQHAQEIIAELIVSLDEQAWSGGPQLMAIYRYLLGELISAGSRGDVELTRACRSLVEPLAEAWHEAARSLAQVPTPVTPADAPALESATAVGLLGVG
- a CDS encoding flagellar basal body rod protein FlgB — translated: MFDSVSFVALNSALDGLALRQRSIADNVANIQTPGFHARRVRFEDELTRAVAHGDGAVQASTSRSLEPTRENGNNVNLDAETLLNIDTNLRYQLATQAVSGQFASVRTAMRTS
- the flgC gene encoding flagellar basal body rod protein FlgC, producing the protein MTIFGAIGIASTGLTVHRKWLDAVSDNLSNLSTVRPTSEEAFRAKYVVAAESAGENQGVQVAGIVEGSAEGRLVYEPGHPLADEDGYVRYPDIDMSSQMTQLMMAQRGYQANAAVVDRARETYNAALQIGRS
- the fliE gene encoding flagellar hook-basal body complex protein FliE, producing the protein MTFAVTPVTGVLPTGALGAALPTQAADPAAGAQFASVLGAVENLQQMQSTSNELAVRAVTGDLDDVHDYTIASAQASTALELTAAVRNKAVDAFTEIMRMQA